The following are encoded in a window of Massilia sp. R2A-15 genomic DNA:
- a CDS encoding ABC transporter ATP-binding protein produces MEETKPQREAPRLVLKPDEDVGPPVVEIDGLWTKFGKTVVHQDLNLEIYAGEILSIVGGSGTGKTVLLRQMLGLEHPARGTVKVFGEDISAADADQLRRMRNHWGMLFQQGALYSALTVFENIAQPMRELRALPEDVIHDAVLLKMNMVGLGVEHANKMPSDLSGGMVKRASLARALALEPQLLFLDEPTAGLDPDLSDAFVALIHSLHRELGLTVVMVTHDLDTLFALSTRIAVLAEKHVIALGPSREVLKVDHPFIKQFFLGARGQRALEVLDEHDQEVQQAKESEN; encoded by the coding sequence ATGGAAGAGACCAAGCCACAGCGCGAAGCGCCGCGCCTGGTCCTGAAGCCGGACGAGGATGTCGGCCCCCCGGTGGTCGAAATCGACGGCCTGTGGACCAAGTTCGGCAAGACGGTGGTGCACCAGGACCTGAACCTGGAGATCTACGCCGGCGAGATCCTGTCGATCGTGGGCGGCTCGGGCACCGGAAAAACGGTGCTGCTGCGCCAGATGCTGGGCCTGGAGCATCCGGCGCGCGGCACGGTGAAGGTGTTCGGCGAAGACATCAGCGCGGCCGACGCCGACCAGCTGCGGCGCATGCGCAACCACTGGGGCATGCTGTTCCAGCAGGGCGCGCTGTATTCGGCGCTGACGGTGTTCGAAAACATCGCCCAGCCGATGCGCGAACTGCGCGCGCTGCCCGAAGACGTGATCCACGACGCGGTGCTGCTGAAGATGAACATGGTGGGGCTCGGGGTCGAGCACGCCAACAAGATGCCGTCGGACCTGTCGGGCGGGATGGTCAAGCGCGCCTCTCTGGCGCGCGCGCTGGCGCTCGAGCCGCAGCTGCTGTTCCTCGACGAGCCGACGGCGGGCCTGGACCCCGACCTGTCGGACGCCTTCGTCGCGCTGATCCACTCGCTGCACCGCGAGCTGGGCCTGACGGTGGTGATGGTCACGCACGACCTGGACACACTGTTCGCGCTGTCCACGCGGATCGCTGTGCTGGCGGAAAAACACGTGATCGCGCTGGGGCCGTCGCGCGAAGTGCTGAAGGTGGACCATCCCTTCATCAAACAATTCTTCCTTGGCGCGCGCGGACAGCGCGCCCTCGAGGTGCTCGACGAGCATGACCAGGAAGTGCAGCAAGCGAAAGAATCGGAGAACTAA
- a CDS encoding MlaD family protein produces the protein MENRSHALMTGFFTVALLIAAVLAGIWFNRDRTERVPYVIATTESIPGLNPQAAVRYRGLEVGRVDDINFNPAVAGQIVIRLSVDPETPITKTTFAMLGYQGVTGIAFIQLDDEKTGSPLLKSDKNHLAAIPLRPGLLDQLEKRGLAILDKTEKITTKIDGMLTEENQQKIVGAFEKVGKTADAFAEIPKQLEPTIKRMPELTAKAEQSMASFNELSASANKAIKNYDHLATTLQAPNGPITRLTETIDRVGGSLEGVTRDLELETLPHVVSMTDEAKTSLRAVKRTANALSDRPQGLIFGNGAATPGPGEPGFVAPTK, from the coding sequence ATGGAAAACAGATCGCACGCCCTGATGACCGGGTTCTTCACCGTCGCGCTCTTGATCGCGGCGGTGCTGGCCGGGATCTGGTTCAACCGCGACCGCACCGAGCGGGTGCCGTATGTAATCGCCACCACCGAATCGATTCCCGGCCTGAACCCGCAGGCGGCGGTGCGCTACCGCGGCCTGGAAGTGGGCCGGGTCGACGACATCAATTTCAACCCCGCAGTCGCCGGGCAGATCGTGATCCGCCTCTCGGTCGACCCGGAGACGCCGATCACGAAGACCACGTTCGCCATGCTGGGCTACCAGGGCGTCACCGGCATCGCCTTCATCCAGCTCGACGACGAGAAGACTGGTTCGCCGCTGCTCAAGAGCGACAAGAATCATCTCGCCGCGATCCCGCTGCGCCCGGGCCTGCTGGACCAGCTGGAAAAGCGCGGCTTGGCGATCCTCGACAAGACCGAGAAGATCACTACCAAGATCGACGGCATGCTGACGGAAGAAAACCAGCAGAAGATAGTCGGCGCCTTTGAAAAGGTCGGCAAGACGGCCGATGCCTTCGCCGAGATTCCGAAGCAGCTCGAGCCGACCATCAAACGCATGCCGGAGCTGACGGCGAAGGCCGAACAGAGCATGGCTTCGTTCAACGAGCTGTCGGCCAGCGCCAACAAGGCGATCAAGAATTACGACCACCTGGCCACCACGCTGCAGGCGCCGAACGGCCCGATCACGCGCCTGACCGAGACCATCGACCGCGTCGGCGGCTCGCTGGAGGGCGTCACCCGCGACCTCGAACTGGAGACGCTGCCGCACGTGGTGTCGATGACGGACGAAGCGAAGACCTCGCTGCGCGCCGTCAAGCGCACCGCCAACGCGCTGTCGGACCGTCCGCAAGGCCTCATCTTCGGCAATGGCGCGGCCACTCCGGGTCCTGGCGAGCCAGGCTTCGTCGCACCGACCAAATAA
- a CDS encoding ABC-type transport auxiliary lipoprotein family protein has product MNQTTTRLMMAALVAGAALLAGCASGGKSPANNALYDFGPAANPVAASGAAQTVPAVVVTDVTGNPAFDTERMFYRLNYADALQARPYANSRWSATPLQLLTQRFKSRLAQTGMKVLSATDASAGIPLLRIDVDDFTHSFDSTTASYGQLVLRASLFQGHTLVDQRTFSRRVSASSADAGGGARALAQATDAVAADMAAWLASARLPK; this is encoded by the coding sequence ATGAACCAGACCACGACACGCTTGATGATGGCCGCCTTGGTGGCCGGCGCCGCGCTGCTGGCCGGCTGCGCCTCCGGCGGCAAGAGCCCGGCGAACAACGCCCTGTACGACTTCGGCCCGGCCGCCAATCCGGTCGCCGCCAGTGGGGCCGCGCAGACGGTGCCGGCGGTGGTGGTCACCGACGTCACCGGCAACCCCGCGTTCGACACCGAGCGCATGTTCTATCGCCTGAACTACGCCGACGCGCTGCAGGCGCGCCCGTACGCCAACAGCCGCTGGAGCGCCACGCCGCTGCAGCTGCTCACCCAGCGCTTCAAGTCGCGCCTGGCGCAGACCGGCATGAAAGTGCTGTCCGCGACCGACGCCTCGGCCGGCATTCCGCTGCTGCGCATCGACGTCGACGACTTCACCCACAGCTTCGACAGCACCACCGCGAGCTATGGCCAGCTGGTGCTGCGCGCGTCGCTGTTCCAGGGCCACACGCTGGTCGACCAGCGCACCTTCAGCCGCAGGGTCAGCGCGAGCAGCGCCGATGCCGGCGGCGGCGCGCGCGCGCTGGCGCAGGCCACCGACGCGGTGGCGGCCGACATGGCCGCGTGGCTGGCCAGCGCCAGGCTGCCCAAATAA
- a CDS encoding VanZ family protein, with product MIQAAGQQERRKGSPMARAALLAYLLLIVYASWFPFTGWRSTGLSPFAFLTLAPPRYWTVFDVAVNVVGYIPLGMLIVPSLNPRLRGLWAVLTTALIGVLVSGTMEAVQTYLPSRVPSNLDFVTNSLGCLLGAFIGAAGARNYLNESRLYQVRRAWFAPHASQGLVLLALWPLAQIYPQGYLFGLGQILPILSEWLSAWLDTSIDLVAMLHPGAAMSVEQYWLSETIITACGMTGAVLAMLCLLRRGAPRTLLMMLMIVAALVVKTLATSLLFTPDNAWVWITPGAQGGFLIGLIMLAGLAFAPQVAQRRLAIVTLLLSLVVVNTIPANPYFVETLQGWVQGKFLNFNGAAQFLSLAWPFFALWYLLLPSHRLNRQ from the coding sequence ATGATCCAGGCGGCAGGCCAGCAGGAGCGGCGCAAGGGATCGCCGATGGCGCGGGCGGCCCTGCTCGCGTATCTGCTGCTGATCGTCTACGCCAGCTGGTTCCCGTTCACCGGGTGGCGCAGCACCGGGCTGTCGCCCTTCGCCTTCCTGACGCTGGCGCCGCCGCGCTACTGGACCGTGTTCGACGTGGCCGTCAACGTGGTCGGCTACATCCCCCTCGGGATGCTGATCGTGCCGTCGCTCAATCCGCGCCTGCGCGGCCTGTGGGCGGTGCTGACCACCGCGCTGATCGGCGTGCTGGTGTCGGGCACGATGGAGGCGGTGCAGACCTACCTGCCAAGCCGGGTGCCGTCCAACCTCGACTTCGTCACCAACTCGCTGGGCTGCCTGCTCGGCGCCTTCATCGGCGCGGCCGGCGCGCGCAACTACCTCAACGAAAGCCGCCTGTACCAGGTGCGCCGCGCGTGGTTCGCGCCGCACGCCAGCCAGGGCCTGGTGCTGCTGGCCCTGTGGCCGCTGGCGCAGATCTACCCGCAGGGCTACCTGTTCGGCCTCGGCCAGATCCTGCCGATCCTGTCCGAATGGCTGTCCGCTTGGCTCGACACAAGCATAGACCTGGTGGCGATGCTGCACCCGGGCGCGGCGATGAGCGTGGAGCAGTACTGGCTGTCGGAGACCATCATCACCGCCTGCGGCATGACCGGCGCCGTGCTGGCGATGCTGTGCCTGTTGCGCCGCGGCGCGCCGCGCACCTTGCTGATGATGCTGATGATCGTGGCGGCGCTGGTGGTCAAGACGCTGGCGACCTCGCTGCTGTTCACGCCCGACAACGCCTGGGTATGGATCACGCCCGGCGCCCAGGGCGGTTTCCTGATCGGCCTGATCATGCTGGCCGGCCTGGCGTTCGCGCCGCAGGTGGCGCAGCGGCGGCTGGCTATCGTCACTCTCCTGCTGAGCTTGGTGGTAGTGAACACCATTCCGGCCAACCCGTATTTCGTCGAGACCCTCCAAGGGTGGGTGCAGGGAAAATTCCTCAACTTCAATGGCGCGGCCCAGTTTTTATCGCTGGCATGGCCGTTTTTTGCCCTCTGGTACCTGCTGCTGCCCTCGCACCGCCTCAATCGCCAGTGA
- a CDS encoding ferredoxin: protein MSDKPFFEKHVFFCTNLRDDGRESCGERGAQAAQKHCKSRIKKLGLNGPGKIRINNAGCLDRCEEGPVLVVYPEGTWYTYVDNSDIDEIVDSHLVGGKVVERLKI from the coding sequence ATGAGCGACAAACCATTTTTCGAAAAGCATGTCTTTTTTTGCACGAACCTGCGCGATGACGGCCGCGAGTCCTGCGGCGAACGCGGCGCCCAGGCCGCGCAGAAGCACTGCAAGTCGCGCATCAAGAAGCTCGGACTGAACGGCCCCGGCAAGATCCGCATCAACAATGCCGGCTGCCTCGACCGTTGCGAAGAAGGCCCGGTGCTGGTCGTGTATCCCGAAGGAACCTGGTACACCTACGTCGACAACAGCGACATCGATGAAATCGTCGACAGCCACTTGGTCGGCGGCAAAGTCGTCGAACGCCTCAAAATCTGA
- a CDS encoding alpha/beta hydrolase produces the protein MNRHEKFTLTGGAGNMQCVLMLPGEDAPRGIALVAHPHPLYGGTMDNKVAQTLARTFVGLGYATALFNFRGVGTSEGVHDHGHGETDDMQVMLEHMRARFPGLPVALSGFSFGTFVQAQLQQRLIAAGQPAERLVLVGAAAGKWAMPEVPADTILIHGESDDTIPLADVFEWARPQDIPVIVIPGADHFFHRKLGHIKNLVTQMWRRPD, from the coding sequence ATGAACCGACACGAAAAATTCACCCTGACCGGCGGCGCCGGCAACATGCAATGCGTGCTGATGCTGCCGGGCGAAGACGCGCCGCGCGGCATCGCGCTGGTGGCCCACCCGCACCCGCTGTATGGCGGCACCATGGACAACAAGGTCGCGCAGACGCTGGCGCGCACCTTTGTCGGCCTGGGCTATGCGACGGCGCTGTTCAACTTCCGCGGCGTCGGCACGTCCGAAGGCGTGCACGACCACGGCCACGGCGAGACCGACGACATGCAGGTGATGCTCGAGCACATGCGCGCGCGCTTCCCCGGCCTGCCGGTCGCGCTCTCGGGCTTCTCGTTCGGCACGTTTGTCCAGGCCCAGCTGCAGCAGCGCCTGATCGCCGCCGGCCAGCCGGCCGAGCGCCTGGTGCTGGTCGGCGCGGCCGCCGGCAAGTGGGCGATGCCCGAGGTGCCGGCCGACACCATCCTGATCCACGGCGAATCCGACGACACCATCCCGCTGGCCGACGTGTTCGAGTGGGCGCGGCCGCAGGACATCCCGGTGATCGTGATCCCCGGCGCCGACCACTTCTTCCACCGCAAGCTCGGCCACATCAAGAATCTTGTAACACAAATGTGGCGTCGCCCGGATTGA
- a CDS encoding D-alanyl-D-alanine carboxypeptidase family protein: MKKLFAALAASVVLMSAAVAQTLPAPTIAAKSWILLDATSGQVIAAQDPNARIEPASLTKVMTAYVTFQALKDKKIDINQMVNVSVKAWKVDASSSKMFIDPAVPVKINDLLYGLMVQSGNDAAVALAEAVAGDEAAFVALMNREAERMGMKNSHFANPHGLPSPENYSTAQDLSTLAARVIADFPEFYKIDSVKSFTYNKITQPNRNRLLWLDPTVDGMKTGHTEGAGFCMIASAHRPNGNSGERRLISVVLGTTSDSSRTQESQKLLNWGFQNFDTVKLYAKGQAIATPEVWKGSKTTVKIGFPNDVLVTVPKGVAAKMKPVLERRDPLVAPLALHGKVGTLKMTVDGKPLLELPVVALEEVSQASIFGRAWDSMRLMFK; the protein is encoded by the coding sequence ATGAAAAAATTATTCGCGGCCCTGGCCGCCAGTGTCGTGCTGATGAGCGCGGCCGTCGCGCAAACCCTGCCGGCGCCGACCATCGCCGCCAAGTCCTGGATCCTGCTCGACGCCACCAGCGGCCAGGTAATCGCCGCCCAGGACCCGAACGCGCGCATCGAGCCGGCCTCGCTGACCAAGGTGATGACCGCCTACGTCACCTTCCAGGCGCTGAAAGACAAGAAGATCGACATCAACCAGATGGTCAACGTGTCGGTCAAGGCGTGGAAAGTCGACGCCAGCAGCTCGAAGATGTTCATCGACCCGGCCGTCCCGGTCAAGATCAACGACCTGCTGTACGGCCTGATGGTCCAGTCGGGCAATGACGCCGCCGTTGCGCTGGCCGAAGCGGTGGCCGGCGACGAAGCCGCCTTCGTCGCGCTGATGAACCGCGAAGCCGAGCGCATGGGCATGAAGAACAGCCACTTCGCCAACCCGCACGGCCTGCCAAGCCCCGAGAACTACTCGACCGCGCAGGACCTGTCGACCCTGGCCGCGCGCGTGATCGCCGACTTCCCCGAGTTCTACAAGATCGACTCGGTCAAGAGCTTCACCTACAACAAGATCACCCAGCCGAACCGCAACCGCCTGCTGTGGCTCGACCCGACCGTCGACGGCATGAAGACCGGCCACACCGAAGGCGCCGGCTTCTGCATGATCGCCTCGGCGCACCGGCCGAACGGCAACTCGGGCGAGCGCCGCCTGATCTCGGTGGTGCTGGGCACCACATCCGATTCGTCGCGCACCCAGGAAAGCCAGAAGCTGCTGAACTGGGGCTTCCAGAACTTCGACACGGTCAAGCTGTACGCCAAGGGCCAGGCAATCGCCACGCCGGAAGTGTGGAAGGGTTCGAAGACGACCGTCAAGATCGGCTTCCCGAACGACGTGCTGGTGACGGTGCCGAAGGGCGTCGCCGCCAAGATGAAGCCGGTCCTCGAGCGCAGGGATCCGCTGGTCGCGCCGCTGGCCTTGCACGGCAAGGTCGGCACGCTGAAGATGACGGTCGATGGCAAGCCGCTGCTCGAACTGCCGGTGGTGGCGCTGGAAGAAGTGTCGCAGGCGTCGATCTTCGGCCGCGCGTGGGACTCGATGCGCCTGATGTTCAAGTGA
- a CDS encoding aldo/keto reductase family oxidoreductase encodes MPHSLRPDLQYPRTSTYAGGLQLSRIVAGMWRMSEWGMTVEQRAGFIEQCLEMGVTSFDHADIYGNYGVEGLFGEALRARPGLRDKMELVSKCGIKLLSPHRAGHSIQHYDTSAAHIVASAEESLRQLHTDRLDLLLIHRPDPLMDFDEIAEAFQSLRAAGKVLHFGVSNFSRHQFECLNRRIPLATNQVEFSPMHVAPMFDETFDGLQDLGVEPMIWSPLAGGRLFSGSDAHAENLRLVIKEIADRINQPFASVVFAWIMQLPSRPVPLTGSGRIEAIAVAVAATAFTLSRPDWFTILRAARGHEVA; translated from the coding sequence ATGCCGCACAGCCTCCGACCCGACCTGCAATACCCGCGCACTTCAACCTACGCCGGAGGCTTGCAGCTGTCGCGCATCGTCGCCGGCATGTGGCGCATGAGCGAATGGGGCATGACGGTGGAGCAGCGCGCCGGCTTCATCGAGCAGTGCCTCGAAATGGGCGTGACCAGCTTCGATCACGCCGACATCTACGGCAATTACGGCGTCGAGGGCCTGTTCGGCGAAGCGCTGCGCGCGCGGCCCGGCCTGCGCGACAAGATGGAGCTGGTGTCCAAATGCGGCATCAAGCTGCTGTCGCCGCACCGCGCCGGCCACTCGATCCAGCATTACGACACCTCGGCCGCGCACATCGTCGCGTCGGCCGAGGAGTCGCTGCGCCAGCTGCACACCGACCGCCTCGACCTGCTGCTGATCCACCGCCCCGACCCGCTGATGGACTTCGACGAGATCGCCGAAGCGTTCCAGTCGCTCAGGGCGGCCGGCAAGGTGCTGCATTTCGGCGTGTCGAATTTCAGCCGCCACCAGTTCGAATGCCTGAACCGCCGCATTCCCCTTGCCACCAACCAGGTCGAGTTCTCGCCGATGCACGTGGCGCCGATGTTCGACGAGACCTTCGACGGCCTGCAGGACCTGGGCGTGGAGCCGATGATCTGGTCGCCGCTGGCGGGCGGGCGCCTGTTTTCCGGCAGCGACGCGCATGCGGAGAACCTGCGGCTGGTGATCAAGGAGATCGCCGACCGCATCAACCAGCCGTTCGCCAGCGTGGTGTTCGCGTGGATCATGCAGCTGCCGAGCCGCCCGGTTCCGCTGACCGGCAGCGGACGCATAGAAGCCATTGCCGTGGCGGTGGCCGCAACGGCGTTCACCCTCAGCCGGCCGGACTGGTTCACGATCCTGCGCGCGGCGCGGGGACACGAGGTCGCCTGA
- a CDS encoding metal-sensing transcriptional repressor — protein MAATPIKVVEGSALSAMQKKELLNRLARVEGQLRGVQKLIGLAAEPKDCEAVAQQMAAARKALDRAFVQLISSSIVNQSENAQDLDEAQASAGRLAALLDKFA, from the coding sequence ATGGCCGCCACGCCGATCAAGGTCGTCGAAGGCAGCGCGCTTAGCGCAATGCAGAAGAAAGAGCTGTTAAACCGGCTCGCGCGCGTCGAGGGCCAGCTGCGCGGCGTGCAGAAGCTGATCGGGCTGGCGGCCGAGCCGAAGGACTGCGAGGCGGTGGCGCAGCAGATGGCCGCGGCGCGCAAGGCGCTGGACCGGGCCTTCGTTCAGCTGATCAGCAGCAGCATCGTCAACCAGAGCGAGAACGCGCAGGACCTCGACGAGGCGCAGGCCAGCGCCGGCAGGCTGGCGGCGCTGCTCGATAAATTCGCATAG
- the pssA gene encoding CDP-diacylglycerol--serine O-phosphatidyltransferase, which yields MKPTRQQRMARAKFALPSSVTLLSIACGFGSIVISVDNAHVGDPHAFRMAAILLVLAGIFDALDGFVARATNTQSDFGMQLDSIADVMNFGCAPGLLVYCWGFAQLGQGHPTLLRAGGLACFIFVACGALRLARFNVSVGRTDPRYFVGMPITAGAACVASVVVAWPTALETLLQGYLVMGLMVAVGTLMVSTVRFPSSKQPKNKYTLLALAVCLGLLAWLQTRFFVLFFVLYVSATLLLNIAWREGWRGLPPPQVYED from the coding sequence TTGAAACCTACCCGCCAACAGCGCATGGCGCGCGCCAAATTCGCCCTGCCCAGTTCCGTCACGCTGCTGTCGATCGCGTGCGGCTTCGGCAGCATCGTCATCTCGGTCGACAACGCCCATGTCGGCGACCCCCACGCCTTCCGGATGGCGGCGATCCTGCTGGTGCTGGCCGGGATCTTCGACGCCCTCGACGGCTTCGTCGCGCGCGCCACCAACACCCAGTCCGACTTCGGCATGCAGCTCGACTCGATCGCCGACGTCATGAACTTCGGCTGCGCGCCCGGCCTGCTGGTGTATTGCTGGGGCTTCGCGCAGCTGGGGCAGGGCCACCCGACCCTGCTGCGCGCCGGCGGACTTGCATGCTTCATTTTCGTCGCATGCGGCGCTTTGCGTTTGGCGCGCTTCAATGTCAGTGTCGGCCGCACCGATCCGCGCTACTTTGTCGGCATGCCGATCACCGCGGGCGCCGCCTGCGTCGCCTCGGTGGTGGTCGCCTGGCCGACTGCGCTGGAAACCTTGCTGCAGGGTTACCTGGTGATGGGATTGATGGTGGCGGTGGGCACGCTGATGGTATCGACGGTGCGCTTCCCCAGCTCCAAGCAGCCGAAAAACAAATACACCTTGCTGGCGCTGGCGGTCTGCCTTGGCTTGCTGGCCTGGCTGCAGACGCGGTTTTTCGTGCTGTTCTTTGTGCTGTACGTGAGCGCGACGCTGCTGCTCAATATCGCGTGGCGCGAAGGCTGGCGCGGCCTGCCGCCGCCGCAGGTGTACGAAGACTAA
- a CDS encoding CAP domain-containing protein: MKTASYRWNTMFAALAAACSLAACSGGGSSSPDMVTSPPATTTPPVAVTPPAGSPPTDVGAPASVGNVMADGRNWFNYRRSQIGIATLAENTFVDRAAQNHSDYQRLNDTISHDETPGLAGFTGADVRARLTAAGLPPSSGSFAYGEVISASSSNSGFYMAEELITAIYHRFVVFEPMFKEIGTGSGTTSRNYTYFTADFVANNGFGAGVGRGNVVNWPYNGQTGVPPNFFSDQESPDPVANANEVGYPVSVHADITAVLAVQSFTIRERGGASLGVKLLQHASDEHTPDSAAAIVPLARLKAGTTYDVTFVGTADNIPVSKSWSFTTK; this comes from the coding sequence ATGAAAACAGCATCTTACCGTTGGAATACCATGTTCGCCGCGCTCGCCGCGGCATGTTCCCTGGCCGCCTGCAGCGGGGGCGGCAGCAGCAGTCCGGACATGGTCACATCGCCGCCGGCGACCACCACTCCGCCGGTCGCCGTCACCCCGCCGGCCGGCTCCCCGCCAACCGACGTCGGCGCCCCGGCCTCGGTCGGCAATGTCATGGCCGACGGGCGCAACTGGTTCAATTACCGGCGCAGTCAGATCGGCATCGCGACGCTGGCGGAAAATACGTTCGTCGACCGCGCGGCGCAGAATCACTCCGACTACCAGCGCCTGAACGACACCATCAGCCACGACGAAACCCCGGGCCTGGCCGGCTTCACCGGCGCGGACGTGCGCGCGCGGCTGACCGCGGCCGGCTTGCCGCCATCCTCGGGCAGCTTCGCATACGGCGAAGTGATTTCGGCCAGCTCCAGCAATTCGGGCTTTTACATGGCGGAGGAGCTGATCACCGCGATCTATCACCGCTTCGTCGTGTTCGAGCCGATGTTCAAGGAAATCGGCACCGGCTCCGGCACCACTTCGCGCAACTACACCTACTTCACCGCGGACTTCGTGGCCAATAATGGCTTCGGCGCGGGCGTCGGCCGCGGCAACGTGGTGAACTGGCCCTACAACGGCCAGACCGGCGTGCCGCCGAACTTCTTCAGCGACCAGGAGTCGCCCGATCCGGTGGCCAACGCGAATGAGGTTGGCTATCCGGTCAGCGTGCACGCCGACATCACGGCAGTATTGGCGGTGCAGAGCTTCACCATCCGGGAGCGCGGCGGCGCCAGCTTGGGGGTCAAGCTGCTGCAGCACGCCAGCGACGAGCACACGCCGGACTCGGCCGCCGCCATCGTGCCGCTGGCGCGGCTTAAGGCTGGCACGACCTACGACGTGACCTTTGTCGGCACTGCCGACAACATCCCCGTGTCCAAGTCCTGGTCGTTCACCACCAAATAA
- a CDS encoding Hpt domain-containing protein, translated as MTTAPRPSSASDSPHAASAPGVLDVADGMGRLLGDRALYDQILARFRDDYRESAGTIRAAIGAGNLEVAERLAHTLKGAAGLIGASSLYLQASLLELALRNRAPGQEDAVASVERALEDVMRAIDSAPAGATAADAPAQPNAQADRAVVAQLAGLLDRGDGSALDVLEASRASLAAALGAVAFGEVSRAANRFDFEAALELLRRAAGEPGQA; from the coding sequence ATGACAACGGCACCCCGGCCTTCCAGCGCATCCGATTCCCCGCACGCAGCCTCGGCGCCGGGCGTGCTCGATGTCGCGGACGGCATGGGCCGCCTGCTGGGCGACCGCGCGCTGTATGACCAGATCCTGGCGCGCTTTCGCGACGATTACCGGGAAAGCGCGGGGACGATCCGCGCCGCGATCGGCGCCGGCAACCTGGAAGTGGCCGAACGCCTCGCGCACACCCTCAAGGGCGCAGCCGGATTGATCGGCGCGTCTTCCCTGTATCTTCAGGCCAGCCTGCTCGAACTGGCGCTGCGCAACCGCGCGCCCGGACAGGAGGACGCGGTGGCGTCGGTCGAACGCGCACTGGAAGATGTGATGCGGGCAATCGACAGCGCGCCGGCCGGCGCCACTGCGGCGGATGCCCCGGCGCAGCCCAATGCGCAAGCCGATCGGGCCGTGGTCGCGCAACTGGCGGGATTACTCGATCGCGGCGATGGTTCCGCGCTCGATGTGCTGGAAGCGTCGCGCGCGAGCCTGGCGGCGGCGCTGGGCGCGGTGGCGTTCGGCGAAGTGTCGCGCGCGGCGAACCGGTTCGACTTCGAAGCCGCGCTGGAGCTGCTGCGGCGCGCGGCGGGCGAACCGGGTCAGGCCTGA
- a CDS encoding DUF1439 domain-containing protein → MTTILWLSRWRHAALLLACGLLASCANLAGPRDIAIPLAKLQAGLDRRFPLNNRALELFDIQLSRPQLSLLDGTDRVALSMDALVAPPFLKQSWSGSLALSGRLVVDPARGAVLLTEPHVDRFAVDGVDEARQRQFGRVANVLMNRVVRDVPVYTFRMEDLRYAGVQFIPTRISSRPDALLIRVEPLR, encoded by the coding sequence ATGACGACAATCCTGTGGCTATCACGTTGGCGCCATGCCGCGCTGCTCCTCGCTTGCGGCCTGCTCGCCTCCTGCGCCAACCTCGCCGGACCGCGCGACATCGCGATCCCGCTGGCCAAGCTGCAGGCCGGCCTCGACCGGCGCTTCCCGCTGAATAACCGCGCGCTCGAACTGTTCGACATCCAGCTGAGCCGGCCACAGTTGTCGCTGCTGGACGGCACCGACCGCGTGGCGCTGAGCATGGATGCCCTGGTCGCCCCGCCGTTCCTGAAGCAGTCGTGGAGCGGCAGCCTGGCGCTGTCCGGGCGGCTGGTGGTCGATCCCGCGCGCGGCGCCGTGCTGCTGACGGAACCGCATGTCGACCGGTTCGCCGTCGATGGCGTTGACGAGGCGCGCCAGCGCCAGTTCGGCCGGGTCGCCAATGTGCTGATGAACAGGGTGGTCCGCGACGTGCCCGTGTACACCTTCCGCATGGAAGACTTGCGCTACGCCGGCGTGCAATTCATTCCGACCCGGATCAGCAGCCGGCCCGATGCCCTGCTGATCCGCGTCGAGCCGCTGCGCTGA